A window from Herbaspirillum sp. meg3 encodes these proteins:
- a CDS encoding TonB C-terminal domain-containing protein — translation MKSFADNRFLTIALAGSVVIHAILLGVHFAAPDAFRLKPADPGLEVILVNAKHDKAPVKADAIAQANLDGGGNANEGRAKSPLPDMRKVENGDSVKAAQRKVAELEAQQQKILSQMNKTTQTVATPEREKPKEVTPQINAKDLLDTAKAVARMEAEVAKNIEEYNKRPKKTQITARTREAGYALYYKAMQEKIERLGTLNFPQRDGKKLYGELVIYIPVFQDGTIYDKEGGVRIERGSGNAALDSAALAIVRRSAPFGRFPDNMRTTSKDDIWEIITRFRFTHEETLQTDMSSSR, via the coding sequence GTGAAATCTTTTGCCGACAATCGCTTCCTGACTATCGCTCTGGCCGGTTCCGTGGTGATCCACGCGATCTTGCTGGGTGTGCATTTCGCCGCGCCGGATGCGTTCAGGCTCAAGCCTGCCGATCCGGGGCTGGAAGTGATTCTGGTCAACGCCAAGCACGACAAGGCGCCGGTCAAGGCCGACGCTATTGCGCAGGCAAACCTGGATGGCGGCGGCAACGCCAACGAAGGCCGCGCCAAGTCGCCGCTGCCGGATATGCGCAAGGTCGAGAATGGCGACAGCGTCAAGGCAGCGCAGCGCAAGGTGGCTGAACTGGAAGCGCAGCAGCAGAAGATTCTGTCGCAGATGAACAAGACCACGCAGACCGTCGCCACGCCGGAGCGCGAAAAACCGAAAGAAGTCACGCCGCAGATCAATGCCAAGGACTTGCTGGACACCGCCAAGGCGGTGGCGCGCATGGAAGCCGAAGTCGCCAAGAACATTGAGGAATACAATAAGCGGCCGAAGAAGACGCAGATCACTGCGCGTACCCGTGAGGCTGGCTACGCTTTGTATTACAAGGCCATGCAGGAAAAAATCGAGCGGCTCGGCACGCTCAATTTTCCGCAGCGGGACGGCAAGAAGCTGTACGGCGAACTGGTGATTTACATTCCGGTTTTCCAGGATGGCACGATTTACGATAAGGAAGGCGGCGTGCGTATCGAGCGCGGTTCCGGCAACGCTGCACTCGACAGTGCGGCACTGGCGATCGTCCGGCGTTCGGCACCGTTCGGGCGTTTTCCGGACAACATGCGCACGACCAGCAAGGACGATATCTGGGAAATCATCACCCGTTTTCGTTTTACGCACGAAGAAACTTTGCAGACTGACATGAGCAGCTCACGCTGA
- a CDS encoding branched-chain amino acid ABC transporter substrate-binding protein: protein MPILFHATVSLLSMLGLLFSPCVQAQTRDSSQTVLIGVIGPMAMPRGQSSRDAAQMAVDRINSQGLRVNGKNITLRLFVADDKNDLNLAAIAARSAVAAGVVGVIGHLTTDTSIATARIYSDAGIPQMSPTAAGREFTLLGYSTIFQMLGHSDYTAQYLAETAVKVLRAKRIMLIDNDTVLGKALAKSFTAAVTRLGSTIVETDRINVKSSDFNTTMSKIRNSDADLVFFAGVVPQSIAFATRLQQLGLRTKLLLAGGAINPDFPRKTEEYPDGTLVLVNGYPVERAPDFKRLEKQYREKYTSPLIPQSWFAYDAVAMLAEAMKRTDSLNPHLLVSALHQMKYNGMSGPVSFSTDGSAENPRYTLYRAEQQSWKTLNTLP from the coding sequence TTGCCTATTCTTTTTCATGCGACAGTCAGTCTGTTGAGCATGCTCGGCCTGCTGTTCTCACCCTGTGTGCAAGCACAAACGCGTGACAGCAGCCAGACCGTGCTGATCGGCGTGATCGGTCCGATGGCAATGCCCCGTGGTCAAAGTTCACGCGATGCGGCTCAGATGGCTGTTGATCGCATCAACAGCCAAGGGCTGCGGGTCAACGGCAAAAACATCACGCTCAGACTCTTCGTCGCTGACGATAAGAATGATCTCAACCTTGCCGCTATCGCCGCCCGCTCAGCGGTCGCTGCCGGCGTAGTCGGTGTCATCGGGCATCTGACAACCGACACCAGTATCGCCACGGCACGCATTTACAGCGATGCCGGCATTCCGCAAATGTCGCCGACTGCGGCGGGACGCGAATTCACCCTGCTGGGCTACTCCACCATCTTCCAGATGCTCGGCCATAGCGATTACACCGCACAATACCTGGCGGAAACAGCCGTCAAGGTTCTGCGCGCCAAACGCATCATGCTGATCGATAACGACACCGTTCTCGGCAAGGCGTTGGCGAAAAGCTTCACAGCAGCGGTGACGCGCCTGGGGAGCACCATCGTCGAGACTGATCGCATCAACGTCAAAAGCTCCGATTTCAACACCACCATGTCGAAGATCAGAAACAGCGACGCCGATCTCGTATTCTTTGCTGGCGTGGTACCGCAAAGCATCGCCTTCGCGACACGTCTTCAACAGTTGGGATTGCGCACCAAACTACTGCTGGCGGGTGGTGCCATCAATCCTGACTTCCCCCGTAAGACAGAGGAATACCCGGACGGTACGCTGGTGCTGGTGAACGGTTATCCGGTCGAGCGAGCGCCGGATTTCAAGAGGCTGGAAAAACAATATCGGGAAAAGTATACGTCGCCGCTGATACCGCAGTCCTGGTTCGCCTACGATGCAGTCGCTATGCTGGCAGAAGCCATGAAACGCACCGATTCGCTCAATCCCCATCTGCTGGTGTCTGCACTGCATCAGATGAAGTACAACGGCATGTCCGGCCCGGTCTCCTTCAGCACCGACGGCAGCGCAGAGAATCCGCGCTATACGCTTTATCGCGCTGAACAACAAAGCTGGAAGACACTCAATACGCTGCCGTAA
- the aroE gene encoding shikimate dehydrogenase — protein sequence MDAYVVIGNPIAHSKSPEIHAQFALQTAQQLSYERLLAPLQGFKAAVKVFIANGGKGANVTVPFKLEAHALADRLTDRARLAGAVNTLKFEGGSILGDNTDGAGLVVDIVQNAGVTLAGKRVLLLGAGGASRGALLPLLEQKPAELVLANRTHAKAQELATQFAEYGNLVAAEYAQLTGAFDVVINATSASLAADVPPIPVSVFSRTAEATTLAYDMMYGKQPTVFMEFAARHGAVARDGLGMLVEQAAEAFFIWRGVRPETADVFASLRAQLNQS from the coding sequence ATGGATGCATACGTCGTCATCGGCAATCCGATTGCCCACAGCAAGTCGCCTGAAATCCACGCACAGTTTGCATTGCAGACTGCGCAGCAACTGAGCTATGAGCGTCTGCTGGCACCGCTGCAAGGTTTCAAGGCGGCAGTCAAGGTTTTCATCGCCAATGGCGGCAAAGGGGCCAACGTCACCGTGCCTTTCAAGCTCGAAGCGCATGCGCTGGCTGATCGCTTAACCGATCGCGCGCGCCTGGCAGGTGCAGTCAATACGCTCAAATTTGAAGGCGGCAGTATCCTCGGCGACAACACGGATGGCGCAGGATTGGTGGTGGATATTGTCCAGAACGCCGGTGTCACGCTGGCCGGTAAGCGCGTTCTGCTGCTTGGCGCCGGCGGTGCCTCGCGCGGCGCCTTGCTGCCTTTGCTTGAACAAAAGCCTGCCGAGCTGGTATTAGCCAATCGCACGCACGCCAAAGCGCAGGAGTTGGCGACGCAGTTTGCCGAGTACGGCAATCTGGTCGCAGCAGAATATGCACAGCTGACCGGTGCCTTCGATGTGGTGATCAACGCGACGTCTGCCAGTCTCGCCGCTGACGTGCCGCCGATTCCCGTGAGTGTTTTTTCGCGTACAGCTGAGGCGACAACACTGGCTTACGACATGATGTACGGCAAGCAGCCGACGGTATTCATGGAGTTTGCCGCGCGCCACGGCGCTGTCGCACGCGACGGTCTGGGCATGCTGGTGGAGCAGGCGGCGGAGGCATTCTTTATATGGCGCGGCGTGCGTCCGGAAACAGCGGACGTGTTTGCCTCCTTGCGCGCGCAACTGAATCAAAGCTGA
- the corA gene encoding magnesium/cobalt transporter CorA, translated as MINVFVLQNGRLNQVNIDSRSDLENIVPVWVDLTEPTDDERAWVKSIYGVTLPDEDEFSDIEASARYFEAENGDLHLRTDFLFEGENDASATMTVAFILARNILFSVHAEDLPVFRLVRMRARSRPGSIGDYRDVLLDLYETDAEYSADALEGIYQKLEAVSHSVLKKSLSDQAAADVLNTIAHEEDLNGRIRRNMMDTRRAVSFLMRGRLLSSEQFEDARQILRDIESLDGHTAFLFDKINFLMDATVGFININQNKIIKIFSVASVAFLPPTLIASIYGMNFKVMPELDWLIGYPLAILMMVGSAIAPFWYFRRRGWLN; from the coding sequence ATGATTAATGTTTTTGTTTTGCAAAATGGTCGACTGAACCAGGTCAATATCGACAGCCGCAGCGATCTGGAAAACATCGTGCCGGTCTGGGTCGACCTGACCGAGCCGACCGACGATGAGCGCGCCTGGGTCAAAAGCATCTACGGCGTGACCTTGCCGGACGAAGACGAATTCAGCGACATTGAAGCCTCCGCGCGTTATTTCGAAGCGGAAAACGGCGACCTGCACCTGCGCACCGATTTTTTGTTTGAAGGCGAAAACGACGCCTCGGCCACCATGACTGTGGCCTTCATCCTGGCACGCAACATCCTGTTCTCGGTGCATGCCGAAGACCTGCCGGTATTTCGCCTGGTGCGCATGCGCGCGCGTTCGCGTCCCGGTTCGATCGGTGACTATCGTGACGTGCTGCTCGATTTGTACGAGACAGATGCCGAATATTCGGCGGATGCGCTCGAAGGCATTTATCAGAAGCTCGAAGCCGTCAGTCACAGCGTGCTCAAGAAAAGTCTCTCCGACCAGGCTGCTGCCGACGTGCTGAACACTATCGCTCACGAGGAAGACTTGAACGGGCGCATCCGCCGCAACATGATGGATACGCGCCGCGCGGTGAGCTTTCTGATGCGTGGCCGCTTGCTGAGCTCGGAGCAGTTCGAAGACGCGCGCCAGATCTTGCGCGACATTGAATCGCTGGACGGCCACACCGCCTTCCTGTTCGACAAGATCAACTTCCTGATGGATGCCACCGTCGGCTTCATCAACATCAATCAGAACAAGATCATCAAGATCTTCTCGGTGGCGTCGGTCGCCTTCCTGCCGCCGACGTTGATCGCCAGTATTTACGGCATGAATTTCAAGGTCATGCCGGAGCTTGACTGGCTGATAGGCTACCCACTGGCGATTCTGATGATGGTCGGCTCGGCGATTGCGCCGTTCTGGTACTTCCGCCGACGCGGCTGGCTGAACTGA
- the mtgA gene encoding monofunctional biosynthetic peptidoglycan transglycosylase: MKLLRKLFLWLIVLPLTLVLLLQLYFFVQIWWWVDHNPDSTSFMRQQLSILQEKNPNAQLQFRWVPYNRISNNLKRAIIASEDSNFSEHEGVDWDALQKAYEKNNKKGKVVAGGSTITQQLAKNLFLSGERSYIRKAQEFVITYMLEFLMDKQRIFEIYLNVVEWGNGVFGAEAASLHYYNISAANLGPSQAARLAVMLPRPRFYDKNPGSAYLANRTGLILRRMGAAELPPVKPVEKPPAKSGAKSSSRK; encoded by the coding sequence ATGAAGCTCTTGCGCAAGCTGTTCCTGTGGCTGATCGTGTTGCCTTTAACCTTAGTGTTGCTGCTGCAACTGTATTTCTTCGTGCAGATCTGGTGGTGGGTCGATCACAATCCGGATTCGACCAGTTTCATGCGCCAGCAACTGTCCATCCTGCAGGAAAAAAATCCCAACGCGCAATTGCAATTCCGGTGGGTGCCTTATAACCGTATTTCCAATAACCTCAAGCGCGCCATCATTGCGTCGGAAGATTCCAATTTTTCCGAACATGAAGGCGTCGACTGGGATGCCCTGCAAAAAGCCTACGAAAAGAACAACAAGAAGGGCAAGGTTGTCGCCGGCGGCTCCACCATTACCCAGCAGCTGGCGAAGAACCTGTTTCTCTCCGGCGAGCGCAGCTATATTCGCAAGGCGCAGGAATTCGTCATTACCTACATGCTGGAATTCCTGATGGACAAGCAGCGCATCTTTGAGATTTATCTCAATGTGGTGGAATGGGGAAATGGTGTCTTTGGCGCGGAGGCAGCGTCGCTGCATTACTACAACATCAGCGCGGCCAATCTCGGGCCGAGCCAGGCGGCCAGGCTGGCGGTGATGCTGCCGCGTCCGCGTTTCTATGACAAGAATCCCGGCTCTGCATACCTCGCCAACCGGACGGGCCTGATCCTGCGCCGCATGGGAGCTGCCGAGCTGCCGCCGGTGAAGCCCGTGGAAAAGCCGCCCGCCAAGTCCGGGGCCAAGTCGTCTTCCCGAAAATAA